A portion of the Pseudomonas sp. PSE14 genome contains these proteins:
- a CDS encoding amidohydrolase, which translates to MKADLILFNGRFHTVDREKPTATAVAITDGKFIAVGSDAEIMSLRSDATQAIDLKQRTVIPGLNDSHLHLIRGGLNYNLELRWEGVPSLADALRMLKDQAERTPTPQWVRVVGGWNEFQFAEKRMPTLEEINRAAPDTPVFILHLYDRALLNRAALKAVGYTRDTPNPPGGEIVRDGNGEPTGMLIARPNATILYATLAKGPKLPLEYQVNSTRQFMRELNRLGLTSAIDAGGGYQNYPDDYQVIQELAKQGQLTVRIAYNLFTQKPKEELQDFQNWSKIVKPGDGSDFFRHNGAGEMLVFSAADFEDFLEPRPDLPQTMEQELEPVVRHLAEQRWPFRLHATYNESISRMLDVFEKVNRDIPFNGLHWFFDHCETITPQNIERVRALGGGIAIQDRMAFQGEYFVDRYGKQAAQATPPIQRMLSEGVPVGAGTDATRVSSYNPWTSLYWMVSGKTVGGMELYPQGLPRATALELFTHGSAWFSTEQGKKGQIKVGQLADLVALSEDFFSVEEEAIKWIESVLTVVDGKVVYAAAEFEKLGPPQLPVLPDWSPVSRVPGHWKPAAPLTAQVHQCVGACAVHAHSHERARQSNVPVSDFQGFWGAFGCSCFAF; encoded by the coding sequence ATGAAAGCCGATCTGATCCTGTTCAACGGCCGCTTCCACACGGTCGACCGTGAGAAACCCACGGCCACCGCCGTGGCCATCACCGACGGCAAATTCATTGCCGTGGGCAGCGATGCCGAAATCATGAGCCTGCGCAGCGACGCCACCCAGGCCATCGACCTCAAGCAGCGCACGGTCATCCCCGGCCTCAACGACTCGCACCTGCACCTGATCCGTGGCGGTTTGAACTACAACCTGGAACTGCGCTGGGAAGGCGTGCCGTCCCTGGCCGACGCCCTGCGCATGCTCAAGGACCAGGCCGAGCGCACGCCCACGCCGCAGTGGGTGCGGGTGGTGGGCGGCTGGAACGAATTCCAGTTCGCCGAGAAGCGCATGCCCACTTTGGAAGAGATCAACCGCGCGGCGCCGGACACCCCGGTGTTCATCCTCCACCTCTACGACCGCGCGCTGCTCAACCGCGCCGCGCTCAAGGCCGTGGGCTACACCAGGGACACGCCGAACCCGCCCGGCGGCGAGATCGTCCGCGACGGCAACGGCGAACCCACCGGCATGCTGATCGCCCGGCCCAACGCGACCATCCTCTATGCGACCCTGGCCAAGGGACCGAAGCTGCCGCTGGAATACCAGGTCAATTCCACCCGCCAGTTCATGCGCGAGCTGAACCGCCTCGGGCTGACCAGTGCCATCGACGCCGGTGGCGGCTACCAGAACTACCCGGACGACTACCAGGTGATCCAGGAACTGGCCAAGCAGGGCCAGCTCACCGTGCGTATCGCCTACAACCTGTTCACCCAGAAGCCCAAGGAAGAACTCCAGGACTTCCAGAACTGGAGCAAGATCGTCAAGCCGGGCGACGGCAGCGACTTCTTCCGCCACAACGGTGCCGGCGAGATGCTGGTGTTCTCCGCCGCCGACTTCGAGGACTTCCTCGAACCGCGCCCGGACCTGCCGCAGACCATGGAACAGGAGCTGGAGCCGGTGGTGCGCCACCTGGCCGAACAGCGCTGGCCGTTCCGCCTGCATGCGACCTACAACGAATCCATCTCGCGCATGCTCGACGTGTTCGAGAAGGTCAACCGCGACATTCCGTTCAATGGCCTGCACTGGTTCTTCGACCACTGCGAGACCATCACGCCGCAGAACATCGAGCGCGTTCGGGCGCTGGGCGGCGGCATCGCCATCCAGGACCGCATGGCCTTCCAGGGCGAATACTTCGTCGACCGTTACGGCAAGCAGGCCGCCCAGGCCACGCCGCCGATCCAGCGCATGCTCAGCGAAGGCGTCCCGGTAGGCGCCGGCACCGATGCCACCCGCGTCTCCAGCTACAACCCCTGGACCTCGCTGTACTGGATGGTCAGCGGCAAGACCGTAGGTGGCATGGAGCTGTACCCGCAGGGCCTGCCGCGCGCCACTGCGCTGGAGCTGTTCACCCACGGCAGCGCCTGGTTCTCCACCGAACAGGGCAAGAAGGGCCAGATCAAGGTGGGCCAGCTGGCCGATCTGGTGGCGCTGTCGGAGGACTTCTTCAGCGTCGAGGAGGAAGCCATCAAGTGGATCGAGTCGGTGCTGACCGTGGTCGATGGCAAGGTGGTGTATGCCGCCGCCGAGTTCGAAAAACTCGGCCCGCCGCAATTGCCGGTGCTGCCGGACTGGTCGCCGGTAAGCCGGGTACCGGGTCACTGGAAGCCCGCCGCGCCGCTCACCGCCCAGGTGCACCAATGCGTCGGCGCCTGCGCCGTGCATGCGCACAGCCACGAGCGGGCGCGCCAGTCCAACGTGCCGGTGAGTGACTTCCAGGGCTTCTGGGGCGCCTTCGGCTGCTCCTGCTTCGCCTTCTGA
- a CDS encoding hydrolase, translating to MPTASAVPGKTLLNPTDHTLIMIDHQSQMSFATKSIDAVTLRNNAALVAKAAKEFGVSTILTTVAEKSFSGPIFDEIKSVFPDYKVIDRTSMNTWEDPRIAVEVNKHGKQKIVLAGLWTSVCIVGPALSAIDQGFEVYVIADACGDVSTEAHEMALQRMIQLGARPMTSLQYLLELQRDWARGETYDQTVKTSIAHGGAYGLGLIYAKTMFNASEGH from the coding sequence ATGCCCACCGCCTCGGCCGTTCCCGGCAAAACCCTGCTGAACCCAACCGACCACACCCTGATCATGATCGACCACCAGTCGCAGATGTCCTTCGCGACCAAGTCCATCGACGCGGTAACCCTGCGCAACAACGCGGCGCTGGTGGCCAAGGCGGCGAAGGAATTCGGCGTCTCCACCATCCTCACCACCGTTGCCGAGAAGAGCTTCTCCGGCCCGATCTTCGACGAGATCAAGTCGGTATTCCCCGACTACAAGGTCATCGACCGCACCAGCATGAACACCTGGGAAGACCCGCGCATCGCCGTCGAGGTGAACAAGCACGGCAAGCAGAAGATCGTCCTCGCCGGCCTCTGGACCTCGGTGTGCATCGTCGGCCCGGCGCTCTCGGCCATCGACCAGGGCTTCGAGGTGTACGTGATCGCCGACGCCTGTGGCGACGTGTCCACCGAGGCCCACGAGATGGCCCTGCAGCGCATGATCCAACTGGGCGCTCGCCCCATGACGTCCCTGCAATACCTGCTCGAACTGCAGCGCGACTGGGCCCGTGGCGAAACCTACGACCAGACCGTGAAGACCTCCATCGCCCACGGCGGCGCCTACGGCCTGGGCCTGATCTACGCCAAGACCATGTTCAACGCCAGCGAAGGCCACTGA
- a CDS encoding GlxA family transcriptional regulator — protein sequence MKTVAMVLYPDVLALDVSGPMEVFAVANRYLPPARHYRLLTVAAHDGAVRASSGLSLQADLRLGDLPPAVDLLLVPGGPGAYNTPCEVLTAWLPEAARGARRYGAICTGAFLLGAAGLLDGYRCTTHWNYLERLAQRFPATRVEDEQIYVADRNLITSGGVTAGIDMALAVVAEDHGKDVALEVAKVLLVVMRRQGGQNAYKPLLAAVVRNGSAIAQAQAYVVDHIDEPLSVDRLAELVAMSPRNFSRAFQREVNLTPMQYVQNARIDHARKLLEGSELPLKVVARRSGFGSPRHMRTVFGERIGMTPTQYRQHFNCD from the coding sequence ATGAAGACGGTGGCAATGGTGCTGTACCCTGATGTCCTGGCGCTCGATGTGTCGGGGCCGATGGAAGTGTTTGCCGTGGCCAACCGCTATCTGCCGCCGGCGCGCCATTACCGCTTGCTGACGGTGGCGGCCCACGACGGAGCGGTGCGCGCCTCCAGCGGGCTGAGCCTGCAGGCGGACCTGCGGCTGGGTGACCTGCCGCCCGCTGTGGACCTGCTGCTGGTGCCCGGTGGCCCAGGGGCCTACAACACGCCCTGCGAGGTGCTCACCGCCTGGTTGCCCGAGGCGGCGCGTGGCGCGCGGCGTTACGGCGCGATCTGTACCGGCGCCTTCCTGCTCGGTGCGGCCGGGTTGCTCGACGGGTATCGCTGTACCACCCATTGGAACTACCTGGAACGCCTGGCCCAGCGCTTTCCGGCGACGCGGGTCGAGGATGAGCAGATCTACGTCGCGGATCGCAACCTGATCACCTCGGGCGGCGTGACCGCCGGTATCGACATGGCCCTGGCGGTGGTCGCCGAGGATCACGGCAAGGACGTGGCGCTGGAAGTGGCCAAGGTGCTGCTGGTGGTGATGCGCCGCCAGGGTGGCCAGAACGCCTACAAACCGCTGCTGGCGGCGGTGGTGCGCAACGGTTCGGCGATTGCCCAGGCCCAGGCCTACGTAGTGGATCACATCGACGAACCGCTGTCGGTGGACCGCCTGGCCGAGTTGGTGGCGATGAGCCCGCGCAACTTCTCGCGGGCGTTCCAGCGGGAGGTGAACCTGACGCCCATGCAGTACGTGCAGAACGCGCGCATCGACCATGCGCGCAAGCTGCTCGAAGGCAGCGAGCTGCCCTTGAAAGTGGTAGCCCGCCGCAGTGGTTTCGGCAGTCCACGGCACATGCGGACGGTGTTCGGCGAGCGCATCGGCATGACGCCGACCCAGTACCGCCAGCACTTCAATTGCGATTGA
- a CDS encoding YbfB/YjiJ family MFS transporter, translated as MNADASRLASRGSLWLPIWAGLCASLVGIGLARFAYTPLIPALIEAHWFSASAVVYLGAANLAGYLLGALAGRPLAARWSSTAVLRAMMLLVTLSFFACAWPLNQAWFFFWRLVSGISGGVIMVLAASTILPHVAAHRRGLASGAIFLGIGLGIAASGTLVPLLLSLGLLQTWLGLGALALALSLSSWFGWPQEQPHAQAHPVEAPRATAGIHVLFAQYALMATALVAPMMFLVDYVTRGLGAGTHGGALIWTLYGVGAIVGPVIYGFLADHLGARAAIRLVLAAQLIALGLLLETTDLRLLGLASLAIGSFPPGIVPLALARVHQLVPGHAAQNATWSRATVSFASFQAIAGYAYSALFSASHGHYTLLFAMAAGAIALALVMETALLFRAEAEAGEAVDGEFRAQP; from the coding sequence ATGAATGCCGATGCTTCCCGCCTCGCCAGCCGAGGCTCCCTCTGGTTGCCGATCTGGGCCGGACTTTGCGCCAGCCTGGTCGGCATCGGTCTTGCGCGCTTCGCCTACACGCCGCTGATTCCGGCGCTGATCGAGGCGCACTGGTTCTCCGCCTCCGCCGTGGTCTACCTCGGTGCGGCCAATCTCGCCGGCTATCTGCTCGGTGCACTGGCCGGGCGTCCGCTGGCCGCGCGCTGGTCCAGCACGGCGGTGCTGCGGGCGATGATGCTGCTGGTCACGCTGTCGTTCTTCGCCTGCGCCTGGCCGCTGAACCAGGCCTGGTTCTTCTTCTGGCGCCTGGTGTCGGGGATTTCCGGCGGGGTGATCATGGTGCTGGCCGCCAGCACCATCCTCCCGCACGTGGCCGCCCACCGTCGCGGGCTGGCCAGTGGCGCGATCTTCCTCGGCATCGGCCTGGGCATCGCCGCGTCCGGCACCCTGGTGCCACTGTTGCTGTCGCTGGGCCTGCTGCAAACCTGGCTCGGCCTCGGTGCGCTGGCCCTGGCGCTGAGCCTGAGCAGCTGGTTCGGCTGGCCGCAGGAGCAGCCCCATGCCCAGGCGCACCCGGTCGAGGCGCCGCGCGCCACGGCGGGCATCCATGTGCTGTTCGCCCAATACGCGCTGATGGCGACTGCGCTGGTGGCGCCGATGATGTTCCTGGTGGACTACGTGACGCGCGGACTCGGCGCCGGCACCCATGGCGGCGCGCTGATCTGGACGCTCTACGGCGTCGGCGCCATCGTCGGGCCAGTGATCTACGGCTTCCTCGCCGACCACCTCGGTGCGCGGGCGGCGATTCGCCTGGTACTGGCGGCGCAACTGATCGCCCTTGGGCTGCTGCTGGAAACCACCGACCTGCGCCTGCTTGGCCTGGCCAGCCTGGCTATTGGCTCGTTCCCGCCGGGCATCGTGCCGTTGGCCCTGGCACGGGTGCATCAACTGGTGCCCGGTCACGCTGCGCAGAACGCCACCTGGAGCCGTGCCACGGTGTCCTTCGCCAGCTTCCAGGCCATTGCCGGCTACGCCTATTCGGCGCTGTTCAGCGCGAGCCACGGTCATTACACCCTGCTGTTCGCCATGGCCGCCGGCGCCATTGCGCTGGCCCTGGTGATGGAGACGGCGCTGCTGTTCCGGGCTGAAGCGGAGGCGGGAGAGGCTGTCGATGGCGAGTTCAGAGCACAGCCTTGA
- a CDS encoding antibiotic biosynthesis monooxygenase produces the protein MSTNAIDLNSVVTLVIQHKVRGESLPEYEAWLRRTVKAAQRWPGHLGVNVIRPDGCDSLFTTVVRFARADQLQAWIDSTERAALIGEVQALLEEGDHPLIQNDAEFWFTPRQAPPSPRWKQACVTFLVILPLSLLVPLLWRPLFRLQPWLGGYLASNVVITASIVLLVVYLFMPAATRLFANWLSAGGTQ, from the coding sequence ATGAGCACCAATGCTATCGACCTGAACAGCGTGGTGACGCTGGTGATCCAGCACAAGGTGCGCGGCGAGTCGCTGCCCGAGTACGAAGCCTGGTTGCGCCGGACGGTCAAGGCTGCGCAACGCTGGCCCGGCCACCTGGGCGTCAACGTGATCCGCCCGGACGGCTGCGATTCCCTGTTCACCACCGTGGTGCGCTTCGCCCGGGCCGATCAGCTACAGGCCTGGATCGATTCGACCGAGCGTGCTGCACTGATCGGTGAAGTGCAGGCGTTGCTGGAGGAGGGCGACCATCCGCTGATCCAGAACGACGCCGAGTTCTGGTTCACCCCACGCCAGGCGCCCCCATCGCCGCGCTGGAAGCAGGCCTGCGTGACCTTTCTGGTGATCCTGCCGCTGTCGCTGCTGGTGCCGCTGCTCTGGCGTCCGCTGTTCAGGCTGCAGCCCTGGTTGGGCGGTTACCTGGCCAGCAACGTCGTGATCACCGCCAGCATCGTGCTGCTGGTGGTTTACCTGTTCATGCCGGCAGCGACGCGCCTGTTCGCCAACTGGCTGAGTGCCGGAGGAACGCAATGA
- a CDS encoding winged helix-turn-helix domain-containing protein, with amino-acid sequence MSANTDSSTDTVLQFGRFRFHPYKRQLLQDDRPVRIGSRALDILQVLIEHPGEIIGKDAIIAQVWGSTVVEEINLRVHIAALRRALGEGRTGERYIANVPLRGYGFVGVVETLRESATLPVREAPLCNLPVMLMGLVGRDELIQQLLTQLPRVRLLTLVGPGGMGKTSTAIRAAELARTQFAQTHFLDLSSDPDGVSLHHTLARMLGEPSEQPTLLLLDNCEHLVDVCAEAIEHLLRLHRGLHVLATSREPLRAEGEHLLRLPALEVPERDDLPMAQVLACSAVQLFIQRAREVSPRLQLRRPQVQSIVDICRCLDGIPLAIEMAARQVGVLGLTELAALLDTPYPLQMPGRRTAPARQQSLRATYDWSFGQLSTSEQLCLRLLARKKDRFTLEAAVAMLDGSRLRPECIFAAVRQLADKSLLMVEQGEGGLAYRIPNTARAYVLSPPGAASSAA; translated from the coding sequence ATGAGCGCAAACACAGACTCCAGCACCGATACCGTCCTGCAGTTCGGGCGCTTCCGCTTCCATCCCTACAAGCGCCAGCTGCTGCAGGACGACCGCCCCGTACGCATCGGCAGCCGCGCACTGGACATCCTCCAGGTGCTGATCGAACACCCGGGCGAAATCATCGGCAAGGACGCCATCATTGCCCAGGTCTGGGGCTCGACCGTGGTCGAGGAAATCAACCTGCGGGTGCACATCGCCGCACTGCGCCGCGCGCTCGGCGAGGGGCGGACCGGTGAGCGCTACATCGCCAACGTGCCTCTGCGCGGTTACGGCTTCGTCGGCGTGGTCGAGACCCTGCGGGAGTCGGCGACGCTGCCGGTTCGCGAAGCTCCGCTGTGCAACCTGCCGGTCATGCTGATGGGGCTGGTGGGGCGCGACGAGCTGATCCAGCAGTTGCTCACGCAACTGCCCCGCGTCCGTCTGCTGACGCTGGTCGGGCCCGGCGGCATGGGCAAGACTTCCACGGCGATCCGTGCCGCCGAGCTGGCGCGCACGCAGTTCGCCCAGACCCACTTCCTCGATTTGTCGTCGGACCCCGACGGCGTATCGCTGCACCATACCCTGGCGCGGATGCTTGGCGAGCCCAGCGAGCAACCCACCCTGCTGCTGCTCGACAACTGCGAGCACCTGGTCGACGTCTGCGCCGAAGCCATCGAGCACCTGCTGCGCCTGCACCGGGGGCTGCACGTGCTGGCCACCAGCCGCGAGCCGTTGCGGGCCGAGGGCGAGCACCTGCTGCGCCTGCCGGCGCTGGAAGTGCCCGAGCGGGACGATCTGCCCATGGCGCAGGTTCTGGCCTGTTCGGCCGTGCAGCTGTTCATCCAGCGGGCGCGTGAAGTCTCGCCGCGCTTGCAACTGCGCCGGCCACAGGTGCAGTCGATCGTCGATATCTGCCGGTGCCTGGATGGCATCCCATTGGCCATCGAGATGGCGGCGCGGCAGGTGGGCGTACTCGGCCTCACTGAGCTGGCGGCGCTGCTCGACACCCCCTATCCGCTGCAGATGCCCGGGCGGCGTACGGCGCCGGCGCGTCAACAGAGCCTGCGGGCGACCTACGACTGGAGCTTCGGCCAGCTCAGCACCAGCGAGCAGCTTTGCCTGCGCCTGCTGGCGCGCAAGAAGGACAGGTTCACCCTCGAGGCGGCGGTGGCCATGCTCGATGGCTCCCGGCTGCGCCCCGAATGCATCTTCGCCGCGGTGCGCCAACTGGCGGACAAGTCGCTGCTGATGGTGGAGCAGGGCGAGGGCGGGCTGGCCTACCGGATTCCCAACACCGCCCGCGCTTACGTGCTCAGCCCGCCAGGCGCCGCCAGCTCAGCGGCGTGA
- a CDS encoding helix-turn-helix transcriptional regulator: MLQTATTQATVGQSVRGLAPWQCKRALELLLEHLDEGIDVSTVANACALSRSDFSRKFKVSTGDSPQAWLRRQRVEKAKRLLAEARLPLAEIGLECGFCDQAHFCRIFTRMEGITPLSWRRLAG, encoded by the coding sequence ATGCTGCAGACCGCCACCACGCAGGCCACTGTCGGGCAATCGGTACGGGGGCTTGCCCCCTGGCAATGCAAGCGCGCCCTGGAACTGTTGCTGGAGCATCTGGACGAAGGCATCGACGTCTCCACCGTGGCCAACGCCTGCGCCCTGTCGCGCAGCGACTTCAGCCGCAAGTTCAAGGTCAGCACCGGGGATTCGCCACAGGCGTGGTTGCGTCGGCAGCGGGTGGAGAAAGCCAAGCGACTGCTGGCCGAGGCGCGCCTTCCGCTGGCGGAAATAGGACTGGAGTGCGGGTTCTGCGACCAGGCTCACTTCTGCCGGATCTTCACCCGCATGGAAGGGATCACGCCGCTGAGCTGGCGGCGCCTGGCGGGCTGA